The Humulus lupulus chromosome 7, drHumLupu1.1, whole genome shotgun sequence region gcaatggtaagaatggtggaaagcgggcgagcaacgaaccctcaacctctgagagtaagcgccccaaaggtaatcagtatgaaccgagattcaccaactacactgcccttgttgaaagccgagttGAAGTCTACCAGGAGACCAGCTCAAGcatgccctacaaacgacccgcacctataagaaaagatatctccaagagagatgcaacaaagttctgacgttttcacaacgactacgggcatgacactaacgagtgtaaccagctgaaggacgaaattgagttcctgataagacagggacatttaagaagatatgtacgagccgcgcgaggttctcaatgagaggctcaaggtggcaacgagtcggcgcctgcacgccaacgctcgcaacctttacagccagctcccacagcaggtaccctactcaccatctgcggaggtccacatcttgcaagagatagtggaaaagcgagggaatgatatgctcgaaccctgcaCCATGACCAAGACATctagatgatgagtgttgaggatcgagcaccaaaaaaggctcgaacagaggaggaactaatCACCctctctgacgacgacgcccagcatgtgcgattcccacactccgatccgctggtcatggacgtACAGATCGTGAACATAATGGTGAAAAGGTGttggtcgatataggaagttcggtcaacatcctatataagtcttcgctggaaaggatgaagttattcgtaaaagacctggagccatgcaaccaaaccatttatggttttttcggagaagggctcgccccaacatggtcgattagactcccagtcacagcaggcactacacctgctaacaggacattactcactacttttatagtatttgattgtTCTTCAGCGTACAATGTTGTGATAGGAAGGCCAATTTTGGTTAACCTACGAGTCGTTACCTCTATACggcacctcgctatgaaattcccaatggacgcaggggtaggatgcatgttgggaaaccagagggaagtgagggagtgctacaatgcctcgatcaccaaagcgaagaagggtgtatcgagagatgccacttGCAAATGGTgactgatgttcaggcccactcaggtgataatctcaccaaatagggtgtttcccaaagtgaggatagggacttagatcctcactttggggattttgaagaagaagtggggcccatcgaggaccttgaagaggtccaactcgatgaggaaaatccggccagagttgtgaaagtccgtaaaaacttagagacaacaacaaaacaagcactggtggagttcttaaggaggaaccaggaggtcttcgcctggtcgcataaagacatggtcgggatagatcctgccgtcatcagccatgtcctaaacatcgacaaaagctttccaccaatgcaacaaaaaagaaggctgctcgataaagatagatcaaagcccttgaaagaggaagtcgagaagctgaaggagaatgggttcatcagggtgccattttatccatcgtgggtctctaatcccgtactagtgcctaagccgaatggcaagtggtgtACGTGTgtagattttacagacctaaataaagcctgccccaaagattgtttcccactcccgaggatcgaccaactggtagatgccactgcagggcatgagatcctctcattcatgtatgcgtactccgggtataatcaaattagtatgcatccccctgatgaggatcacactagctttcgaactgatacagggctctactgttacaaggtgatgcccttcggtttaaaaaatgctggtgcaacttactagagactcgtcaaccacatgttcaaggagctaatcggcacaaacatggaggtttatgtcaacgacatgttggtcaagtcaaagaaagtagaagggcatgtaagggatttgcaagaatgcttcaacgtcctgaataaatatcggatgaagttaaatccccttaaatgctccttcggagtaggattagggaagttcttgggatttatagttaactcaagaggaattgaagccaatcccgagaaaataaaagccctgatcgagatgaaatcaccagtaaagattaaagatgttcaaagcctgtcCGGGAGGATtactgctctcagtagattcatttcgaaatcgacagacaagtgtgtcccatttttcaatctactcagagccaataagaaatttgaatggacataTGAGTGCGAACaaacctttcaagcactaaaaacacatatggtgcaaccacccatcctgtcaaagccgatCGATAAAGAAattttgttcatctacctggcaatcacggaatacactgctagtgctgttctagtaagagaatAAGAATGTGTGTAGAAGGCTGCCTACTACAtgagcaaaaggctaattggagtagAACAGCGGTACACGCCCATCGAAAAGCTAGCCTACTccctagttttggcctctaggaaactgtggccttacttccaagctcatccaattatagtcttgaccgaccagcctcttcgacaagtcatgcaaaagccagaggctgcaggtagattactaaagtgggcagtcaaactcAGGCAATTTGATGTATCTTAattgccgcgagcagcgataaaaggataagccttggctgacttcatcgctgAATTCACAGAGCTCGCGGGTGGCAAACAGACTGAAGAACCCAGCGAGCCtgagtgtcaaatccaagcaccctcgtggaaattgttcacagacggttcatccaacgaatcccacgcaggagcaggagtgatattgataacactagaagggcatcgatttcactgtgcaatcagatttgacttcactgcttctaagaatgaggctgaatatgaagcactactcgctggattgctgttagccaaggatatgaacataaaagtgcttgacatctatagtgattctcaactggtggtgaatcaggtcctgggagagtaccaggcgtgaggtttgaagatggttccCTATTTGAACAAAACGAAGGATCTGTTAGCCTAGTTCGACAGATACAGTCTCTAGCAGGTACCtcacgatcagaattccaatgcggacgctttggcaaagttggcaagtgcgaaggatgctgacactctaaacatagtgccagtcgaacgATTATCAGTACCAAGCATgcaagcagcagaaaccactctggtaatccagatgacggatacatggatggcaccatatgtagagtatctgtcaagtGGCGTGCTACCATCGGACAGAAGCAAAGCCAgaacccttcagcggcaagctgttaggtatatcctagtcgatggaatcctgtaccgaaggggatactcactgccactcctcagatgtattacaaaggagaaagccaaagagttgatgaaagaggtccacgaagatttttgcggggaccacgctagggggcaaagtttgtcaaagaagatcctaagtgttatacccaaaaattggagaatgcatcctaggaggctaaggagaatgcatctaggagactccaaggagggtgtggtcctaggagaccccaagggtgtgtaggaggcaagcctcccaaggttttctaagtgttggctcgaacgtgtccaaggtaaatagctaaggaggaggagtctcatgcaagagaatggagacttagactttcataaggaaagtctatacaatgttcgatcggacatgtttgggagatgctaaagaaggttccctcaatgttgtccaaggtgaggttgcctcagtattgtccaaggtgaggttgcctcagtattgtccaaggtgaggttgcctcagtattgtccaaggtgaggttgccccaatgttgttcaaggtgaggtgccaaggaggttgcctcggaccaccttggtctgaggagaagcgagattggttcaagggagaacatgacatgctagaggagagtgcatgttagaggagagaagtgcatctcctaccaccatgcacgttcaacctaccaccatgcatatcctaccaccatgcacgttcgacctaccaacatgcatatcctaccaccatgcatgttcaaccagcacttgcatgggtagtgagtaggaggtggaccaactagctagaggagactaagtcagacacaacttcaacaacatgcgcgggaatctctcattcttcccacaaatggggagtttgttgcattttgaattttgaatgtttatttgtaatataaatgtaataaatataataaaatatccctatgaTAAGGGGATAttagttgaggatcccatctctataaatagagagctgatgggatgaAAGAGGGACTTCctgctgcttcttctttctagagagagaaaattgggtctgtctattctagagagagaaagtgctgaaattagagagaattcttgtattttcacaatttatactgaagaaactcagttggcatagtccatctgatcttgagtatagatttataaatcacaactctaagtggattaggctattaccgacaatcggggctgaaccactataaaaatctcatgtgttctttacttttcttgtttataccgtttgttgtcgttttgatttctcttgaaggcttgtcgttattgacgtgctcacgtcgttggctaaaaacgcagtcaacactaaggcaaggatatttctggccaaccatgaatgaagactcaatggagttcgtgcggagatgtgacaagtgtcagagattttccaaaatcccacgagcagccccctaCGAGTTAAAGCCACtgtagagtccatggccctttgcagtttggggaatagatctaatcagatctttgcctacggggaaaggtggtgtaaagtatgcagtggttgccatcgattacttcaccaaattggccgaggctgagccactcgcaaccataatgaccaagaaagtgcttgacttcgtagtcaagaacatcgtttgtcgctatggattaccaaggaagatagtctcggataacatcacccaatttgacagtgatctattcacagacttctgcaaatggcatggtattatcaaaagcttttatTCAGTCACTCATCCCCAAGCGAGCGAGTAGGTCGAAAcagttaacaaaacgctgaaggataccctaaagaaaagacttgaagaagctaagggagtgtggtcggaacaattgcctgaagtgctTTGGTGGTACAGAACTTCCCTCCGAATAGcaataggtcataccccattttccttagcatacgagtatgaagctatgttgcctgttgagttggatccaccctcgcaccgcaaattaacatacgaccaagactttaatagccagttattgatggaatccctggactcaatcgatgataagcatgaacaagcccagctccgagtagttGTGTACCAGTAAAAGTCCGCCcgctatttcaactctaaagtgcaagaaataaaattcaatgttggagaccttgtactccgaagggtttttctaaacacccgcaaCCAAGCTGTTTgagtactcgggcctaattgggaagggccataccagattgatgaggtccttcacccaggcacctataaacttgcacgcttaaacggagatcccattcctcactattggaatggagaacacctgtgcaagtattaccaatgaacaattcttcttaaagtattggcttgtattaattttactttttacaagttttgaaaaagggttggtcattttatgtgactgattgcttataagtgtaagatcttattgatcactcgtacatacatgtttagtccatttattatgagaaataaaagggattgtgcgcagctagtcatttcttgccattattgtatttattacaagtatttgctcattacgtgtgttgttttgttgtattataattctaatcatattgctacgagcagtaatgttcgaacaggttctggtcaaggcaagtaacCAAGGACCTAAAtctcttcgatcacttggggggcatataaggtacaagtaagcaaagcatatcgttaaaaggtatataaacacatgagcaaaataagtgaaagcatgctagggtacttagagtatttttcaaaattttgttattttgttaaatcaaaccaaagtgctatgttAAGTTCGGttatgcgaacagatgttataataatatccaaatatattataatatcaaaatgtttccttttacaccacgagcagttgctgctcggatgtaatttttcaaataaaagtaaaggctgcccatgcagcaataaaaaatatattgtctttacatcacgacccgtaggtcatgcagttaaaaagataaaaataaaaacaggAAAGACTAAGGAGCTAAAAGATCTCAAGGAGCCGGAGGCTCTTGAGGAGGACCCTGATCGATGACATCTGCAGCCTCTTTGTTTGCCCCGTCCATCCCAGTGGCCAGTGAGATCtcaggggaagcaggaatccTTGCCCTTTCTTCCTCTACTAGTCGAGCAGCACAGCGAACGAGCTCGGCGTCTCttgcattctcaggaaggtaattgaagttggcaccctggttgtgcttccagaaatcgtagaagcatcagagagtggcattcttatacctttccaagttgctggcattggctttctcaagcTCTTCAATCCAACCCTCCAAGGTTGTGTTCTCCTGTCTACTCGTAGCCAAGTCCTCCTCGAGCTGTTTAGCCGCGCAGTAATTGACGCGGTTAGATTCCTTGAACTGGTCCCTCTAATCGATGGTTTTGTCCAGAGACttttgcttctccttcaactcctcaacCAATTTATTCTTTTCCTCAAGCACCACTGCAAGCTGTTCGGCATAGTTCTCTgcggcagctttgagttcatcagcATGCCGTTGCTCCAAAGATTTGTCCTGCTCGGTAACAACACCCGAGCGGAGACGGCCAGTagtaagggtcagcattgcctgcagTCAGAGCAGAAGTTAGGCTAACTGTAAAGCATAGAAGGGTTGTCTCtgcagaaaaagatgacttacaccgGTAAACTCGTTCAAGGCGCGGTTTAAGATCATGTCGACGGCCATtgctgtaacgccccacgtcactatggttgctttctggaatgacgactggccctacaaaccaacacgagtattttcagcatgctttgtcctcactcacatgcttcttaggaaaacttcccaggaggttacccatccctagattaccccaggtcaagcacgcttaactttggagttctcaagtgatgggctaccgaaaagaagatgcatcttgttgatataggtagtacccatcaatccatttaagcccacttcaactgtgtagtcccatacttacacagtcttagaatcatcacacttaaccttccccaggcggtgtgggattgcacagcttacccggtctttccccttacggatcacgggattgtGACTGTCACAATTGCCTCTATCGCGGCCATCGCCTCTCGGTAGCGGTCGTGCTTTACAATTTTTGCGACCCTGTCCTTGACCGATTTGAAGGCGCGACTAGTTATGTCGCCCCCAGTTGAAGCAAGACtagcctgctgagtctggtcggttGGGGCCGCTGGAGATGGAGTTGATCTGGTTGGAGCAGGGGGAATCTGATGATTGCGAGGAGAGGGTGGAGTTGCATTGGCTGAGGACCCGTCCTCTGGGAGGCCTGCATTGCGAGGCTTCTTAGCCTGAGGCGCTTTGCTGCTTTCCCCATGGTGCCTCTTGCTTGCCTTCTTTTTGCTCGGGGGAGCCGCGGGAGTCTCGGGAGTGCTGTAAATGTCGAACACGTTCACGGAGTCCATGTCTAGAAAAGAAGCAAAATGTCGAACAGTGAGACCACATAAATGACAAAGTATATTACAtcaggaaaagaaagaaagaaagattgcaaagtcaaatacccgagctattaatACTGGTTGCTAttctatagactctactagtcttatactcactctctgacatgaagaagtctggacctaaatttggagcatatttaaaattgtcttccccgtcgaataggtgacagggaattggcaagctatctaaaagcgaaataactgtaccattctcGTCTGAAGAGTCGTCCAAGTGTTCGACAGGCTTggtggccttctttttccccTTCCCCAAGGGGACAGAGGGCCTCTTTGCTGGaggagtgccagcaggttccctgatcatgACCTCGGTTGGTCTCCTTCGTGGAGGTGAcactggtggttgctgctcaggttCCTCCTCAGTTGTGGCACTCcctgctgttgactccctcatgtcctgatgaggggccaagaggctaaccagcctaaggttagcctctatgaccagatgtttgacgcttttttctacgccagtcatgctggccatgagggctgatctcaactccatgtctggagttgggtctggtcgcagccatgggcctagAAGGCATTAAAATTTTTAAGAGAATGTGGAGGAGAACACTAAATAAAGAGTAACAGCCAGTGATAcaaaggttttacctccttgagcaaaggccaggttgtccgcgatcatgtcggtcgtgaggaagtactcctggtagttcctccccacattcgatatatgggtggtgtcaatCAAGAAAGTGCgtccagtttcctgatgacaaaagtgaaaaaaaaccccgtgccttcttggttggggttcgacttgaggtcaaacaagtagttaacctcgtgaggagttggcacgggccattttttgtggttgtacAGGATATAAAGTGttgcgagcattctatatccatttggagttatttgaaagggggcaactctgaaatagttggccaccctttggaaaaatgaatgaagaggcaaggtagcccctgcctcaatgtggaacctcgactaggcgctgaaggcgcctctgggcaggttcgcccgttggtcttggttaggtcggactaaggtcacccccgtgagaccatacttcctgatgtagttggcgatcatcctgatcgtcactcagCTCTCAGGTACtaaataccactcaacatctAGCTGAATGGCATGTCGGGGTTGAGCGTTtctttggatattggggtcaggaacaTTTCcagctcgaccactggttgagggagtttcagcccgaggagcaggctgatgtgaagaattgggggttttctttttctgggctttggttttggcacgagccatattttgagcaaGAACAGGTGAAGTGTGTGGAGTGACATGAGAAAATGGAATGTCAGGTATCAGTGacgatggttgctcctcgtcATCAAGCAGTTGAGTCAATAAGTCGTCATCAATAGAtctttctcctccccatggatcttgcatcTAAGCTGcaaacagagaaaggaggagataagactcACAGCTggagagcttatgttgaaagttggaataacgttgctcgcgtctacgaccagcagcattctaacagaaacactaagttctatgcgagcagtttgaaaaatagactgaaaagtgaaaataaaaagtttttggaaaaaaaactttttcaacttcgaaggggcgggaaaaacccagtttttcaactagcctaaaaaatcaaatttttacttcgattttacgccctaaacttatgatcttgactatcaaactggctcctaactcctacagagcaaaAATACGCTACCCTATCAAGTATGAATCAGTATAcacacaatcctcatgcatttctacccaagaacacgaaaaatttcagaactcaaaacagaCGTATAGCGGTATGCATGGTATGTCAAAGAGGTTGAAAGTTGAAaaaatttacctagatgaagatCAAAGGTTTTGAAATGAAGCAACTTTTGATGTGCGAATAGAGGATCTTTAGAACAAAGTGACAGAGGATCTTCAAAGTTTCTGAGCTCTGAGACgaagttcttgagggttcttggtaagaaaatggcgagtaaaaagtgaaaaagtaAATTTGGAGATTATTTATAGTGGCTGAGATATGATAAAaaagggtaatcatgagttacctttttcaaggcatgggggagtgtaatagccatcaaaaggattacttggaaaccgaaaaggcgtgattggacgtgattaggtcaacTTTTTCGAGGACGCACGAgtgactctgacagatttcgtggggcatacgaaaggttagtttcctaagtttacatattgctggtcgcaataaataaacttggggggcaaatgtttatccaaaaaacagctgtggatgatgtggcaagaatttttaACATGTGGctatcaagttttatatacgaccagcctggtcgtatactccgtttatttatgtataaatttgtatagttgtaatgattgccgagaatatctcttcattataacctgaatatctatttattatggaaagatatgattaattgactcatttaaccctccttgagcctataaatatataagaaatagctcaaggggggatcttttgaatctttttccgaattgtattgctattatccatcgtctgtattgtttctccttctaaggtctgtgaaacttaggaaccctagttctttgatcacacctttgaagctcaacattaataatagtatcaagacgtaggtcattaccaatcactggggtcgaaccactataattctttgtgtgctttactttccattagattgttttctcaagcatcgtactattttcctgtcgtaTACTTGACTTTGTGacgttggctaatttgagggtcaacacacataatcatttaatggcataataaatcaattatggccctcctggcttaccaatccaaccattaaacctcatttgggattttggggcattacaactatcccctccttacagaaatttcgtccttaaaatttacctgaacagctcgggatattgattcTGCATGTCTAACTCTAGCTCCCATGTTGCTTCCTCGACTTTGTTGTtcttccataataccttaaccaaaggtattctcttatttctgaggaccttgtcctttctgtcaagtatctggactggctgttcctcataggagaaatCTGCCtgaagctccagatcttcgtaactcaaaacatgagtcacatcagatacatacctccgaagagctgaaacatgaaatacattatgcactgCTGACAATgacggtggtaaggccaacctataagccacctgaccaatcctctccatgatctcaaatggacctacaaatctagggctcagcttgcccttcttcccaaatctcctcacccatttccatggcgagattgtagcgtcccaaatttgctaataaggcttagggccttgattagcgtgcctagagggcaataagtggattattatgttaatgtgtgaatttgatgagtatgtgattagaaatgcatgtttaggtgaattaagtatgcatgtgggccccatatgGTTgctaagggcatatttgtaattttagcccgacGAGGGcaaaaatgcaatatttgtgtatattgtgattgacaccacgtgtgagttgtgatatatttgtgatgcacgatctgagacagttctagagagcagtttagctagaaagtcacaacaaggtcgaatacccggctcaggaggagcctactggtattttgggaatataacttgtgttcgggaattattgagtaatggttagtaatttattaataatttggtATGCCGGggttaaatggggatttataagaatactcgaggacttagcgggatttgggTAAAATGACGGAATTGCCCTGGGGTTAGTATTAGAATTTTATTAGAGGAAGGGAAAAATTGTAATTTGGAATTAGGAGTAGATAGACTTGGCTGAGGAGAAGTCATTCACGCTACTTACACTTAGGCATATATCTGAATTTTCTGTTGGAAGTCTAGAGAAAACCAAAAGCTaggaaaggaaggagaagaagagctaatgtaacgccctactgccgtAGAgctgttaccaagtgagtttaaagtgtgcaattaactcgctaatcgaggttttaggaaaaaaaaagtaattaaatCGTAATCAGAGACATatacttgagaataaacctttcattgaaaattataaagcgtttaacatttgagatcccaaaaacattgtttagaaatatttacaactcaaaatataaccagagtcgactagacgacaaaattcaagtttagtacaatcatctcccaaaaacacccctggccgtggcagccaggtagaccagacatgtacgcgccgctcatcatgctcaccatactcaaggttgatcgactttcccattgcctttatctgcaccatagagcacccatgagctgaagcccagcaagaaaaccctcacaagcagataatatatatgcatgtcaaacacttaacatataaacatgccatcatcaggctatacatgtATGGcaatgtcgtcccaggcgctttaccaagccctgggttcacggtctataccataaggatatcacaggtatcccttggggtctcgccctggcaactcgcactccgcatgct contains the following coding sequences:
- the LOC133791532 gene encoding uncharacterized protein LOC133791532; this translates as MRESTAGSATTEEEPEQQPPVSPPRRRPTEVMIREPAGTPPAKRPSVPLGKGKKKATKPVEHLDDSSDENDMDSVNVFDIYSTPETPAAPPSKKKASKRHHGESSKAPQAKKPRNAGLPEDGSSANATPPSPRNHQIPPAPTRSTPSPAAPTDQTQQASLASTGGDITSRAFKSVKDRVAKIAMLTLTTGRLRSGVVTEQDKSLEQRHADELKAAAENYAEQLAVVLEEKNKLVEELKEKQKSLDKTID